One part of the Methylobacterium terrae genome encodes these proteins:
- a CDS encoding sensor histidine kinase: MITRAPSLLASSLFARLVAVLAAVLAVGAGLLLVAAWASARLAADEAYDRLLVGAALQIAETIASDGREVSVDPPFSAFETLGLSPRDRIFYKVVDPADRLLTGDADLAVPVDRARLSAGPILLDAEHRGQAVRAVVAGRYVPDAARSGFAAVVVAQTREARGALARALTVKASLMVLAMSALALGAVAVAVRAALRPLRAIEGVLAARGPNDLQPLGLAAPREIHLLVTSIDHFMGRLSGHVAVMKRFIADAAHQIRTPLTALAAQLDLLSSETDEGRRRDQLARLRQRTAELGHLTNQLLNHAMVIHRARSAPLKPVDVAGLARRTLIDAAEQAGDRAVDIGYEGPEEAVTIPGDAIALREALANLIHNAFKHGAARRLTVRLGRERGRVVLAVEDDGPGIPASEWARVREPFQAATGGGIGSGLGLSIAAEVAAAHGGELRFETHSERGFCVILSLPDEEARP; encoded by the coding sequence ATGATCACCCGCGCGCCCTCGCTGCTCGCCTCCTCGCTCTTCGCCCGCCTCGTCGCGGTGCTGGCGGCGGTCCTGGCCGTCGGGGCGGGGCTCCTCCTCGTCGCCGCCTGGGCCTCGGCGCGGCTCGCGGCGGACGAGGCCTACGACCGGCTCCTCGTCGGGGCGGCGCTCCAGATCGCCGAGACCATCGCCAGCGACGGGCGCGAGGTCTCGGTCGATCCGCCGTTCTCGGCCTTCGAGACCTTGGGGCTCAGCCCCCGCGACCGGATCTTCTACAAGGTGGTCGATCCGGCCGACCGCCTGCTCACCGGGGACGCCGACCTCGCGGTGCCGGTCGACCGCGCGCGGTTGTCCGCCGGGCCGATCCTCCTCGACGCGGAGCATCGCGGCCAGGCGGTGCGGGCGGTGGTGGCCGGGCGCTACGTGCCGGACGCCGCGCGTTCGGGCTTCGCCGCCGTGGTGGTGGCCCAGACCCGCGAGGCGCGGGGCGCGCTCGCCCGGGCGCTCACGGTCAAGGCGAGCCTGATGGTGCTGGCGATGAGCGCGCTGGCGCTCGGCGCCGTCGCGGTGGCGGTGCGCGCCGCCCTGCGGCCGCTCCGCGCCATCGAGGGCGTGCTGGCAGCCCGCGGGCCCAACGACCTCCAGCCGCTCGGCCTCGCCGCGCCGCGGGAGATCCACCTCCTCGTCACCTCGATCGACCATTTCATGGGCCGGCTGTCGGGCCACGTCGCCGTGATGAAGCGCTTCATCGCGGATGCCGCGCACCAGATCCGCACGCCGCTCACCGCCCTCGCCGCCCAGCTCGACCTCCTGTCGAGCGAGACCGACGAGGGGCGCCGCCGCGACCAGCTCGCCCGGCTGCGCCAGCGCACCGCCGAGCTCGGGCACCTCACCAACCAGCTCCTCAACCACGCCATGGTGATCCACCGCGCCCGGTCCGCGCCGCTCAAGCCCGTGGACGTGGCGGGGCTCGCCCGCCGCACCCTGATCGACGCCGCCGAGCAGGCCGGCGACCGGGCGGTGGACATCGGCTACGAGGGGCCGGAGGAGGCCGTGACGATCCCGGGCGACGCCATCGCGCTGCGCGAGGCCCTGGCGAACCTGATCCACAACGCCTTCAAGCACGGTGCGGCGCGCCGCCTCACGGTCCGGCTCGGGCGCGAGCGCGGCCGGGTGGTGCTGGCGGTGGAGGATGACGGGCCGGGCATCCCGGCCTCCGAATGGGCCCGGGTCCGCGAGCCGTTCCAGGCCGCCACCGGCGGCGGCATCGGCTCGGGCCTCGGCCTGTCGATCGCCGCCGAGGTCGCGGCGGCCCATGGCGGCGAGCTTCGCTTCGAGACCCATTCGGAGAGGGGGTTCTGCGTGATCCTGTCCCTGCCGGACGAGGAGGCGCGGCCGTGA
- a CDS encoding glucokinase, with the protein MFEFPVLFGDIGGTNARFAVQEKPGAEPVVLAHEKTAAYPDPSAAIRDALARSEVVPPRSAILAVAARVDGPAVHLTNAHWVIEGERIGRDFGLASCRVVNDYVPVAAGAAALDPAGRDRTILEQIGPILCPDGGARLVLGPGTGFGAAGLVPYGRQLAIVSTEAGHIDFGPSDAEEAEFWPRLARIEGRITVESLLSGPGLTRLHAGLGGGEADPKDITERGMSGEDPAAQRTLRVFAKLLGRLCGDLALTFLATGGVYIGGGIAPRILDVLNEGTFRRAFEHKPPFSDRMSKIPTCVITIADPALAGLSALACQPDRFAYDGQHWTA; encoded by the coding sequence ATGTTCGAGTTCCCGGTCCTGTTCGGCGACATCGGTGGCACCAACGCGCGCTTCGCCGTGCAGGAGAAGCCGGGGGCCGAGCCGGTCGTGCTCGCCCACGAGAAGACCGCCGCCTATCCCGATCCGAGCGCGGCGATCCGCGATGCCCTCGCGCGGAGCGAGGTCGTCCCGCCCCGCTCCGCCATCCTGGCGGTGGCCGCCCGGGTCGACGGGCCGGCGGTGCACCTCACCAACGCCCATTGGGTCATCGAGGGCGAGCGGATCGGCCGCGATTTCGGCCTCGCGAGCTGCCGGGTCGTGAACGACTACGTGCCGGTGGCCGCCGGCGCCGCCGCCCTCGACCCGGCCGGGCGCGACCGCACGATCCTCGAGCAGATCGGCCCGATCCTCTGCCCCGACGGCGGCGCGCGCCTGGTTCTGGGCCCCGGCACCGGCTTCGGCGCCGCCGGCCTCGTCCCCTACGGCCGCCAGCTCGCCATCGTCTCGACCGAGGCCGGGCACATCGATTTCGGGCCGAGCGACGCGGAGGAGGCCGAGTTCTGGCCCCGTCTCGCCCGGATCGAGGGCCGCATCACCGTCGAGTCGCTGCTGTCGGGCCCCGGCCTGACCCGCCTCCATGCCGGCCTCGGCGGCGGCGAGGCCGATCCGAAGGACATCACCGAGCGCGGGATGTCGGGCGAGGATCCGGCGGCGCAGCGCACCCTGCGGGTGTTCGCAAAGCTGCTCGGGCGGCTCTGCGGCGACCTCGCGCTCACCTTCCTGGCGACCGGCGGGGTCTATATCGGCGGCGGCATCGCGCCCCGGATCCTCGACGTGCTGAACGAGGGCACCTTCCGCCGGGCCTTCGAGCACAAGCCGCCCTTCTCCGACCGGATGAGCAAGATCCCGACCTGCGTCATCACCATCGCCGATCCGGCGCTGGCCGGCCTCTCGGCGCTCGCCTGCCAGCCGGACCGGTTCGCGTATGACGGGCAGCACTGGACGGCGTGA
- a CDS encoding response regulator transcription factor: MRILLVEDTRDVGEAIAARLRGLGHAVDWEVDGAAGDAVLEVQAYDLVILDVNLPGLDGFAILKRLRARRGPVPVLVLTARSEVDDRVGALDLGADDYLVKPFDFRELEARVRALLRRNSGHADNALSLGNLRLDREARSASVAGEPLDLTRREWTLIEILAARPGRIFAKGELLERVFAFEEESSENAVEQIVARLRRKLVAAGARAEIRTLRGLGYQVVCQES; encoded by the coding sequence GTGCGCATCCTGCTCGTCGAGGACACGCGGGACGTCGGCGAGGCCATCGCCGCACGCCTGCGCGGGCTCGGCCATGCGGTCGACTGGGAGGTCGACGGCGCGGCGGGGGACGCGGTGCTGGAGGTCCAGGCCTACGACCTCGTGATCCTCGACGTGAACCTGCCGGGGCTCGACGGTTTCGCGATCCTCAAGCGCCTGCGCGCCCGGAGGGGACCCGTGCCGGTGCTGGTGCTGACCGCTCGCTCGGAGGTCGACGACCGGGTCGGCGCGCTCGATCTCGGCGCCGACGACTACCTGGTGAAGCCGTTCGACTTCCGCGAGCTGGAGGCGCGGGTGCGCGCGCTCCTGCGGCGCAACAGCGGGCATGCCGACAACGCGCTCAGCCTCGGCAACCTGCGCCTCGACCGCGAGGCCCGCAGCGCCAGCGTGGCCGGCGAGCCCCTGGACCTCACCCGGCGGGAATGGACCCTGATCGAGATCCTGGCGGCGCGGCCCGGCCGCATCTTCGCCAAGGGCGAGCTCCTGGAGCGGGTCTTCGCCTTCGAGGAGGAATCGAGCGAGAACGCCGTCGAGCAGATCGTGGCGCGCCTGCGCCGCAAGCTCGTCGCCGCGGGCGCGAGGGCCGAGATCCGCACCCTGCGGGGCCTCGGCTACCAGGTCGTCTGCCAGGAATCGTGA
- a CDS encoding DUF1476 domain-containing protein yields MTTLFDERERAAEALFALDEELRFLAIARRNKMLGEWMCARLNLGGGEAEAYKRRLVEAGAMPPPVGRSPDDALAERLRAELAQRGAAADDLPGLIARYGAEAARTVREQARSG; encoded by the coding sequence ATGACGACATTGTTCGACGAACGGGAGCGGGCGGCCGAGGCGTTGTTCGCCCTCGACGAGGAGTTGCGCTTCCTGGCGATCGCCCGGCGCAACAAGATGCTCGGCGAGTGGATGTGCGCGCGTCTGAACCTCGGCGGCGGCGAGGCCGAGGCCTACAAGCGCCGGCTGGTCGAGGCCGGCGCGATGCCGCCGCCGGTCGGCCGCTCGCCGGACGACGCGCTGGCCGAGCGGCTTCGCGCCGAGCTCGCGCAGCGAGGCGCGGCGGCCGACGACCTGCCCGGGCTGATCGCCCGCTACGGCGCCGAGGCGGCCCGGACCGTGCGCGAGCAGGCGCGCTCCGGATAG
- a CDS encoding ABC transporter ATP-binding protein produces MNARPTIIPEPLLQVQGVTLQYKTTDHLVTATYRVDFEVMPGDRYILLGPSGCGKSTLLKAIGGYMTPVEGEIKLKGRKVTEPGPDRMMVFQEFDQLLPWKTVRQNVAFALTASGRATGAEADDRAMSYIEKVGLAKFADSFPHMLSGGMKQRVAIARGMAMEPDILLMDEPFAALDALTRRKMQDELLRLWEDTRFTVLFVTHSIEEAIKVGTRILLLSPHPGQVKAELNSLPASELGTAAQGALETRINDMLFA; encoded by the coding sequence ATGAACGCACGCCCGACCATCATTCCTGAGCCGCTGCTCCAGGTCCAGGGTGTCACGCTCCAGTACAAGACGACCGATCACCTCGTGACCGCGACCTACCGGGTCGATTTCGAGGTGATGCCGGGCGACCGCTACATCCTGCTCGGGCCGTCGGGCTGCGGCAAGTCCACCCTGCTCAAGGCGATCGGCGGCTACATGACCCCGGTCGAGGGCGAGATCAAGCTCAAGGGCCGCAAGGTCACCGAGCCCGGCCCTGACCGGATGATGGTGTTCCAGGAGTTCGACCAGCTCCTGCCCTGGAAGACCGTCAGGCAGAACGTCGCCTTCGCGCTGACCGCGAGCGGCCGCGCCACCGGCGCGGAAGCCGACGACCGGGCGATGTCCTACATCGAGAAGGTCGGCCTCGCGAAGTTCGCCGATTCCTTCCCCCACATGCTGTCGGGCGGCATGAAGCAGCGCGTCGCCATCGCCCGCGGCATGGCGATGGAACCCGACATCCTGCTGATGGACGAGCCCTTCGCGGCCCTCGACGCGCTCACCCGCCGCAAGATGCAGGACGAGCTCCTGCGCCTGTGGGAGGACACCCGCTTCACGGTGCTGTTCGTCACCCACTCGATCGAGGAGGCGATCAAGGTCGGCACCCGCATCCTGCTGCTCTCGCCCCATCCGGGCCAGGTCAAGGCGGAGCTCAACAGCCTGCCGGCCTCCGAGCTCGGCACCGCGGCGCAGGGCGCCCTCGAGACCCGCATCAACGACATGCTGTTCGCTTAG
- a CDS encoding ABC transporter permease, with the protein MAPRPEIVRETSAAGAISVEQRLSFAELAYRQSWLRKAVVLAALAVVWEIYGRWLDNPLLFPTFSATVEAFVSSVLSGEIPAKALVSLQTLAIGYGIGIVLAALLTTLAIGSRIGTDLLETLTAMFNPLPAIALLPLALIWFGLGQGSVVFVLVHSVLWAIALNTHAGFRSVSNTLKMVGLNYGLRNLSLVRAILIPAAFPSILTGLKVGWAFAWRTLIAAELVFGVSSGSGGLGWYIFENRNALETTNVFAGLFTVIMIGLFVENVIFANIEKKTIRRWGMQH; encoded by the coding sequence CTGGCCCCGCGGCCCGAGATCGTCCGCGAGACCTCCGCCGCCGGTGCGATCAGCGTCGAGCAGCGCCTGTCCTTCGCCGAGCTCGCCTACCGCCAGAGCTGGCTGCGCAAGGCGGTCGTGCTCGCCGCCCTCGCGGTGGTCTGGGAGATCTACGGCCGCTGGCTCGACAACCCGCTGCTGTTCCCGACCTTCTCGGCGACCGTCGAGGCCTTCGTCTCGTCCGTCCTCAGCGGCGAGATCCCCGCCAAGGCGCTGGTCTCGCTCCAGACGCTCGCCATCGGCTACGGCATCGGCATCGTGCTCGCCGCGCTGCTCACCACCCTCGCCATCGGCTCGCGGATCGGCACCGACCTGCTCGAGACGCTGACCGCGATGTTCAACCCGCTGCCGGCGATCGCGCTCCTGCCGCTGGCGCTGATCTGGTTCGGCCTCGGCCAGGGCAGCGTGGTGTTCGTCCTCGTCCACTCGGTGCTGTGGGCGATCGCGCTCAACACCCATGCGGGCTTCCGCTCGGTCTCGAACACCCTCAAGATGGTCGGCCTGAACTACGGCCTGCGCAACCTGAGCCTGGTGCGGGCGATCCTGATCCCGGCGGCCTTCCCCAGCATCCTCACCGGCCTCAAGGTCGGCTGGGCCTTCGCCTGGCGCACGCTGATCGCCGCCGAACTGGTCTTCGGCGTCTCCTCCGGCTCGGGCGGCCTCGGCTGGTACATCTTCGAGAACCGCAACGCCCTCGAGACCACCAACGTCTTCGCCGGCCTGTTCACCGTCATCATGATCGGCCTCTTCGTCGAGAACGTGATCTTCGCCAACATCGAGAAGAAGACGATCCGCCGCTGGGGCATGCAGCACTAA
- a CDS encoding response regulator has product MDNDSVNARDGAEHDRAQAERPVILVVEDEALTIMDLSDVLDAAGFEALQSASAERALGLLTGRTDIVALITDVELSGKTDGFDLARSAAQMRPDLPIVVVSGRSKPDPERMPPHARFIARPCRGDDILELLRSLMKG; this is encoded by the coding sequence GTGGACAACGACAGCGTGAATGCCCGAGACGGTGCCGAGCACGATCGTGCCCAGGCCGAGCGGCCCGTGATCCTGGTGGTCGAGGACGAGGCGCTGACGATCATGGACCTCAGCGACGTGCTCGATGCGGCCGGCTTCGAGGCGCTGCAATCGGCCTCGGCCGAGCGGGCGCTGGGCCTCCTGACCGGGAGGACCGACATCGTCGCGCTGATCACCGACGTGGAGCTCTCCGGCAAGACCGACGGCTTCGACCTCGCCCGTTCGGCGGCGCAGATGCGGCCCGACCTGCCGATCGTCGTCGTCTCCGGCCGCAGCAAGCCCGATCCGGAGCGGATGCCGCCTCACGCCCGCTTCATCGCCCGGCCCTGCCGCGGCGACGACATCCTGGAACTCCTCAGGAGCCTGATGAAGGGCTAG
- a CDS encoding VOC family protein translates to MPEIAGILETVLYVDDLARAAAFWGGTMGLPCIHEDHRMRAYDVAGRGVLLLFPRGGSLHPIATPGGTIPPHDGSGPLHLALSIPAGALAAWEEHLTAQGTAIEGRTTWPRGGVSLYFRDPDGHLVELATPGLWKGY, encoded by the coding sequence ATGCCGGAGATCGCCGGGATCCTCGAGACGGTCCTCTACGTCGACGACCTCGCGCGGGCGGCCGCGTTCTGGGGCGGGACGATGGGCCTGCCCTGCATCCACGAGGACCACCGGATGCGGGCCTACGACGTCGCCGGGCGCGGCGTGCTGCTGCTGTTCCCCCGCGGCGGCTCGCTGCATCCGATCGCGACGCCCGGCGGCACCATCCCGCCCCATGACGGCTCCGGCCCGCTGCACCTCGCCCTGTCGATCCCGGCCGGAGCGCTGGCGGCGTGGGAGGAGCACCTGACCGCACAGGGAACCGCGATCGAGGGGCGGACCACCTGGCCGCGGGGCGGCGTCAGCCTCTACTTTCGCGATCCCGACGGACACCTGGTCGAGCTGGCGACGCCGGGATTGTGGAAGGGGTATTGA
- a CDS encoding ferritin-like domain-containing protein, with amino-acid sequence MADDKNTGDKNLRALFLHQLKDTYFAENAILKALPKMVQAARSEELRGALSVHVEETREQVKRLDQVFRAVGEKPEGVTCQAIQGIIAEGEEVMREFAGGEALDAGLIAAAQAVEHYEITRYGTLLAWARQLGFAEAEDLIKETLVEEENTDEVLSELAEDAVNPAAA; translated from the coding sequence ATGGCTGACGACAAGAATACCGGCGACAAGAACCTCCGGGCGCTCTTCCTGCACCAGCTCAAGGATACCTACTTCGCCGAGAACGCGATCCTGAAGGCGCTGCCGAAGATGGTGCAGGCGGCCCGGTCGGAGGAGCTGCGGGGCGCGCTCAGCGTCCACGTCGAGGAGACCCGCGAGCAGGTCAAGCGGCTCGACCAGGTCTTCCGGGCCGTCGGCGAGAAGCCCGAGGGCGTCACCTGCCAGGCGATCCAGGGGATCATCGCCGAGGGCGAGGAGGTGATGCGCGAGTTCGCCGGCGGCGAGGCGCTGGATGCCGGCCTGATCGCCGCCGCGCAGGCGGTGGAGCACTACGAGATCACCCGCTACGGCACCCTGCTGGCCTGGGCGCGCCAGCTGGGCTTCGCCGAGGCCGAGGACCTGATCAAGGAGACCCTGGTCGAGGAGGAGAACACCGACGAGGTGCTCTCGGAGCTCGCCGAGGACGCGGTCAACCCGGCCGCCGCGTAA
- a CDS encoding ABC transporter substrate-binding protein, with product MFARKLLGLAAGAALALSLNLGAARAEVSEIRISKGYGALYLPLFVMQEKKFLEAQAAKAGLGDVKVSWLTLDGGNVINDAMIAGSLDIAGTGAPGFLALWSKGRGSAKTEVTGISGLASTALDLNVNKPEIKSLADFTPKDKIAIPGIKTSLAAVVLQMAVAKQFGPENYTKLDSSTVGLPHPEAVAALLSGKTEIVAHFASPPFTGVERADPKVRTILKASQIFGDITLNVVFALKRFTEANPKATQAFLAALDQSNDFIKTNKAETAEIFARASKVKVSPEDVVQIIEDPDSRYSATPHGIMEFVNFMSRAGIMKNKPAGWQELFIPALRDRAGS from the coding sequence ATGTTCGCACGCAAGCTCCTCGGCCTCGCGGCCGGCGCCGCCCTGGCGCTCTCGCTGAACCTCGGCGCCGCCCGCGCCGAGGTGTCCGAAATCCGCATCTCCAAGGGCTACGGCGCCCTCTACCTGCCGCTCTTCGTGATGCAGGAGAAGAAGTTCCTCGAGGCGCAGGCCGCCAAGGCGGGCCTCGGCGACGTCAAGGTGAGCTGGCTCACGCTGGATGGCGGCAACGTCATCAACGACGCGATGATCGCCGGCTCCCTCGACATCGCCGGCACCGGCGCCCCCGGCTTCCTCGCCCTGTGGTCGAAGGGCCGCGGCAGCGCCAAGACCGAGGTGACCGGGATCTCGGGCCTGGCCTCGACGGCGCTCGACCTCAACGTCAACAAGCCCGAGATCAAGTCGCTCGCCGACTTCACCCCGAAGGACAAGATCGCGATCCCGGGCATCAAGACCTCGCTCGCCGCGGTGGTGCTGCAGATGGCGGTGGCCAAGCAGTTCGGGCCGGAGAACTACACCAAGCTCGATTCGAGCACCGTCGGCCTGCCCCATCCGGAGGCGGTCGCCGCCCTGCTCTCGGGCAAGACCGAGATCGTCGCCCACTTCGCCTCGCCGCCCTTCACCGGGGTCGAGCGGGCCGATCCGAAGGTGCGCACGATCCTCAAGGCCTCGCAGATCTTCGGCGACATCACCCTCAACGTCGTGTTCGCGCTCAAGCGCTTCACCGAGGCGAACCCGAAGGCGACGCAGGCTTTCCTGGCCGCCCTCGACCAGTCGAACGACTTCATCAAGACCAACAAGGCCGAGACCGCCGAGATCTTCGCCCGCGCCTCCAAGGTGAAGGTGAGCCCGGAGGACGTCGTCCAGATCATCGAGGACCCGGACAGCCGGTACTCTGCGACGCCGCACGGCATCATGGAGTTCGTGAATTTCATGAGCCGGGCCGGCATCATGAAGAACAAGCCGGCCGGCTGGCAGGAGTTGTTCATCCCGGCCCTGCGCGACCGCGCCGGCAGCTGA
- a CDS encoding 3-hydroxyacyl-CoA dehydrogenase family protein, producing MSEIAVVGAGLMGHGIALVLALGGHRVRLTDSRPETLERVPGLIASALDTLREAGAVSPEWTPERAAQAIRLEPDLAATVAGASLVIEAITENPEAKRALFSELDRLCDPETRIASNTSYLDVFPLIPESRQARALVMHWYTPPYIVDLVDVVPGPQTDPAVIEEARQLVLGLGQVPIVLKRFIPGYVANRIQSAISAEVYHLLDEGVASAREIDDAIIHGLALRIPILGHLAKADFTGIELLRHALANASYSPPPARTRSEAIDDLVAQGRTGVMAGKGFFDWGGRDPAELFRDRDRRLLALKRAMKEVGRMEGA from the coding sequence ATGAGCGAGATCGCGGTCGTCGGGGCCGGGCTGATGGGGCACGGCATCGCCCTCGTGCTGGCGCTCGGCGGGCACCGGGTGCGGCTGACGGACAGCCGGCCGGAGACCCTGGAGCGGGTGCCGGGGCTGATCGCCTCCGCCCTCGACACCCTGCGGGAGGCCGGCGCCGTCTCCCCCGAATGGACGCCGGAGCGCGCGGCGCAGGCGATCCGCCTCGAGCCGGACCTCGCCGCGACCGTCGCCGGCGCGAGCCTCGTCATCGAGGCGATCACCGAGAACCCGGAGGCCAAGCGCGCGCTGTTTTCCGAGCTCGACCGCCTCTGCGATCCCGAGACCCGGATCGCCAGCAACACCAGCTACCTCGACGTCTTTCCGCTGATCCCGGAGAGCCGGCAGGCGCGCGCCCTGGTGATGCACTGGTACACCCCGCCCTACATCGTCGACCTCGTCGACGTGGTGCCGGGCCCGCAGACCGACCCGGCGGTGATCGAGGAGGCGCGCCAGCTCGTCCTCGGCCTCGGGCAGGTGCCGATCGTCCTCAAGCGCTTCATCCCGGGCTACGTCGCCAACCGGATCCAGTCGGCGATCTCGGCCGAGGTCTATCACCTCCTCGACGAGGGCGTGGCCTCGGCCCGCGAGATCGACGACGCCATCATCCACGGCCTGGCGCTCCGCATCCCGATCCTCGGCCACCTCGCCAAGGCGGACTTCACCGGCATCGAGCTGCTGCGCCACGCGCTGGCGAACGCGAGCTACAGCCCGCCCCCCGCCCGCACCCGCTCGGAGGCGATCGACGACCTCGTGGCGCAGGGGCGCACCGGCGTGATGGCCGGCAAGGGCTTCTTCGACTGGGGCGGGCGCGACCCGGCCGAGCTGTTCCGCGACCGCGACCGGCGCCTGCTGGCGCTCAAGCGCGCGATGAAGGAGGTCGGCCGGATGGAGGGCGCCTGA
- a CDS encoding SpoVR family protein: protein MSSTTFDARPAGPAVFARKGPLFTGNDWDFDTIRRIHDACEAIAGPELGLSWYPNQIEIITAEQMLDAYASIGMPLFYKHWSFGKHFAQHEAGYRRGLMGLAYEIVINSDPCISYIMEENTATMQTLVIAHAAFGHNHFFKNNYLFRQWTDAEGILDYLEFAKTFITRCEERYGHNAVESVLDAAHALMNQGVHRYPRKKRPDLSSEQRRERERQEHQERMYNDLWRTLPAKAQSGRPDPGAERRRALLELPQENILYFLEKAAPRLQPWQREILRIVRHVAQYFYPQRQTKVMNEGCATYNHYRIMTRLSETGQIDEAAYLEFLQSHTNVIRQPTYDDRHYGGHNPYAIGFAMMTDIARICTEPTEEDRAWFPDIAGSGDAMEVLRDVWANYRDESFIAQFLSPKLMRQLRLFHVTDDPDKPDLRVEAIHDERGYRRLRRAFARQYDVAWLDPDIEVVDVDLEGDRKLILHHKVLNRVLLNKDDAMRVLQHLADLWGYDVLMKEVDTTTGAVLKEHTASARPTFF, encoded by the coding sequence ATGAGTTCCACCACCTTCGACGCGCGGCCCGCCGGCCCGGCCGTGTTCGCCAGGAAGGGCCCGCTCTTCACCGGCAACGACTGGGATTTCGACACCATCCGGCGCATCCACGACGCCTGCGAGGCGATCGCCGGGCCGGAGCTGGGCCTGAGCTGGTACCCCAACCAGATCGAGATCATCACCGCCGAGCAGATGCTGGACGCCTACGCGTCGATCGGCATGCCGCTGTTCTACAAGCACTGGTCGTTCGGCAAGCACTTCGCCCAGCACGAGGCCGGCTATCGCCGCGGTCTGATGGGGCTGGCCTACGAGATCGTCATCAACTCCGACCCGTGCATCTCCTACATCATGGAGGAGAACACGGCGACGATGCAGACCCTCGTCATCGCCCACGCCGCCTTCGGCCACAACCACTTCTTCAAGAACAACTACCTCTTCCGGCAGTGGACCGACGCGGAGGGCATCCTCGACTACCTGGAATTCGCCAAGACCTTCATCACCCGGTGCGAGGAGCGCTACGGCCACAACGCCGTCGAATCGGTGCTGGACGCCGCCCACGCGCTGATGAACCAGGGCGTCCACCGCTACCCCCGCAAGAAGCGCCCCGACCTCTCCTCCGAGCAGCGCCGCGAGCGCGAGCGCCAGGAGCACCAGGAGAGGATGTACAACGACCTCTGGCGCACCCTCCCGGCCAAGGCCCAGTCGGGCCGGCCCGACCCGGGCGCCGAGCGGCGCCGGGCGCTGCTGGAACTGCCGCAGGAGAACATCCTCTACTTCCTGGAGAAGGCGGCGCCGCGGCTCCAGCCGTGGCAGCGCGAGATCCTGCGCATCGTCCGCCACGTGGCGCAGTACTTCTACCCGCAGCGCCAGACCAAGGTGATGAACGAGGGCTGCGCCACCTACAACCACTACCGGATCATGACCCGGCTGTCGGAGACCGGGCAGATCGACGAGGCGGCCTACCTCGAATTCCTGCAGTCGCACACCAACGTGATCCGCCAGCCCACTTACGACGACCGGCATTACGGCGGCCACAACCCCTACGCCATCGGCTTTGCCATGATGACGGACATCGCCCGCATCTGCACCGAGCCGACCGAGGAGGACCGGGCGTGGTTCCCCGACATCGCCGGCAGCGGCGACGCGATGGAGGTCTTGCGCGACGTCTGGGCCAATTACCGCGACGAGAGCTTCATCGCCCAGTTCCTCAGCCCCAAGCTGATGCGTCAGCTGCGGCTGTTCCACGTCACCGACGACCCGGACAAGCCGGACTTGCGCGTCGAGGCGATCCACGACGAACGCGGCTACCGGCGCCTGCGCCGCGCCTTCGCGCGGCAATACGACGTCGCCTGGCTCGATCCCGACATCGAGGTGGTCGACGTCGATCTGGAAGGCGACCGCAAGCTGATCCTGCACCACAAGGTGCTGAACCGCGTCCTGCTCAACAAGGACGACGCGATGCGGGTGCTTCAGCACCTCGCCGACCTGTGGGGCTACGACGTGCTGATGAAGGAGGTCGATACCACCACCGGCGCCGTGCTCAAGGAGCACACCGCCAGCGCGCGGCCGACCTTCTTCTGA